From a region of the Chrysemys picta bellii isolate R12L10 chromosome 7, ASM1138683v2, whole genome shotgun sequence genome:
- the NICN1 gene encoding nicolin-1 isoform X1 has product MEPPAPNPGHGAGRPMATRPAPCTVRSPVALQVGDVKTDLARPGVAVIDVALPPAQPLDLQEIVFKNSYTAFLTVRVQRRHPCDVGRASARKWVTCLWNHCLMPSPHTEAGSQDYFSLFRHQLLCDVDQVTAVRLILRQPSPVWLHFTLEELRLYPRGQQSLQTDFPSWLSHLAPQQQPENLHGIQTNTATPLILVIREKTSAGLVQRPGKCGCPRPGKGVYRSPAAVGTNRDDPR; this is encoded by the exons ATGGAACCGCCGGCGCCGAACCCGGGACACGGAGCGGG CCGCCCCATGGCGACCCGCCCAGCCCCGTGCACCGTCCGCAGCCCTGTGGCGCTGCAGGTGGGAGATGTGAAGACGGACCTGGCTCGGCCTGGCGTGGCCGTCATTGATGTGGCCttgccccccgcccagcccctggAT TTGCAGGAAATCGTCTTTAAGAACTCCTACACGGCTTTCCTGACTGTGCGAGTGCAGCGGCGCCACCCCTGTGATGTGGGGCGCGCCAGCGCCAGGAAGTGGGTCACCTGCTTGTGGAATCACTGCCTGATGCCCAGCCCGCACACAGAGGCCGGCTCCCAGGATTACTTCTCTCTCTTCAGGCATCAG TTGCTGTGTGATGTGGATCAGGTGACTGCCGTGCGTTTGATTCTTCGCCAGCCCTCGCCCGTTTGGCTGCACTTCACCCTGGAGGAGCTGCGGCTCTATCCCAGGGGCCAGCAG AGCCTGCAGACAGACTTCCCGTCCTGGCTGTCCCACCtggccccccagcagcagccagaaaaCCTGCATGGG attcagactaacacggctactcctctgatacttgttatAAGAGAGAAAACCTCTGCCGGCCTTGTTCAAAGACCAGGAAAATGCG GGTGTCCCCGACCCGGAAAAGGTGTCTACAGAAGTCCAGCAGCTGTGGGTACTAACAGAGATGATCCGCGCTAA
- the NICN1 gene encoding nicolin-1 isoform X2, with translation MEPPAPNPGHGAGRPMATRPAPCTVRSPVALQVGDVKTDLARPGVAVIDVALPPAQPLDLQEIVFKNSYTAFLTVRVQRRHPCDVGRASARKWVTCLWNHCLMPSPHTEAGSQDYFSLFRHQLLCDVDQVTAVRLILRQPSPVWLHFTLEELRLYPRGQQSLQTDFPSWLSHLAPQQQPENLHGGVPDPEKVSTEVQQLWVLTEMIRANQTAARIGRFDVDGCYDINLLSYT, from the exons ATGGAACCGCCGGCGCCGAACCCGGGACACGGAGCGGG CCGCCCCATGGCGACCCGCCCAGCCCCGTGCACCGTCCGCAGCCCTGTGGCGCTGCAGGTGGGAGATGTGAAGACGGACCTGGCTCGGCCTGGCGTGGCCGTCATTGATGTGGCCttgccccccgcccagcccctggAT TTGCAGGAAATCGTCTTTAAGAACTCCTACACGGCTTTCCTGACTGTGCGAGTGCAGCGGCGCCACCCCTGTGATGTGGGGCGCGCCAGCGCCAGGAAGTGGGTCACCTGCTTGTGGAATCACTGCCTGATGCCCAGCCCGCACACAGAGGCCGGCTCCCAGGATTACTTCTCTCTCTTCAGGCATCAG TTGCTGTGTGATGTGGATCAGGTGACTGCCGTGCGTTTGATTCTTCGCCAGCCCTCGCCCGTTTGGCTGCACTTCACCCTGGAGGAGCTGCGGCTCTATCCCAGGGGCCAGCAG AGCCTGCAGACAGACTTCCCGTCCTGGCTGTCCCACCtggccccccagcagcagccagaaaaCCTGCATGGG GGTGTCCCCGACCCGGAAAAGGTGTCTACAGAAGTCCAGCAGCTGTGGGTACTAACAGAGATGATCCGCGCTAACCAGACGGCAGCCCGAATCGGGCGTTTTGAC GTGGATGGCTGTTACGACATCAATCTGCTCTCCTACACCTGA